TTGGGGAGATCGACAGGCTACCAGTCTCGGCGTAGATATTCGCGTGTTGCGTTTGGCGATATTTTTTATTGCCTCATTGTTGACAGCAGGTGCAGTTTCACTGGCTGGAGGAATTGGGTTTGTCGGACTCGTCGTACCGCATTTCGTGCGTCTGCTGGTAGGCAACGATCATCGCGTACTGATTCCTGCAAGTGCTTTGGCTGGGGCGAGTCTGCTCATTATCGCTGATGTGGTTGCACGGGTTGTTATGGCGCCTACGCAAATACCGGTAGGTGTATTGACAGCCATGCTCGGTGTACCACTGTTTCTCTATTTGTTGCGCCGGAGCGCATAACATGAGTATCGACGTTCGCGATTTGACGCTACAGATTGGTGAGAAAACCGTGTGTAGAAATTTGTCGCTGACCTTTAGTCACGGTGAGCGTTGGGCAATATTGGGTGTCAATGGGGTAGGGAAATCGACGCTTTTACATGCCTTGATCGATACGCAGGCGGAAAGCGCCAGCCATATTTTTATCGATGGACTTTGCCTCTCCGACTATAAGGCTCATCGCCGAACTCTGGCACAAAAAACAGGCCTGTTACTTCAGGAATACAGCTATAGTTTTCCGTGTACCGTTCTGGAAGCGGTCATGATAGGACGACATCCCTATAACACCAGTTGGGTTGGTGATAGCAAGGAAGACGAACATATTGCGCAAAACGCCTTGCGCCAAACAGGCATAGGGCATTTACGAAATCGCTATGTCGATACCTTGTCCGGTGGTGAAAAAAGGCGTATGAATCTGGCGACTCTGTTAACGCAGAGTCCCGACTATATGTTGCTCGATGAGCCGACGAATCACCTCGATTTACACGCTCAGGTAGAAATGCTGGAGTTGATCACTACCATTTCAACGGATGCGAATCAGGCCGCAATTATGGTTATGCACGACGCCAATCTCGCCAGGCGTTATTGTGACAAAGCATTAATGCTTTTTGGGGAAGGAAAATGTTTGGCAGGTGATGTTTCCGAGATTATACAGGCTGAACAATTGCAACAGCTTTATGGCTGTGAGATTCACACCTATGAAGTACAAGGCCGACAAGTGTTTTTGCCAATATGAAATTCACGCTACTGTTAATAGCCATTTTGATCAGTTTGCCGACGACTTTACTGGCGGAGATAGTTGTTACCGATGATGCGGGGACTGTGCTTACATTGGATAAGACGGCGACACGAGTGGTTAGTTTATCCCCCGGCCTTACCGAAATGCTATTTGCGGCCGGTGGCGGCGAATACATAAAAGGCGTGGTCAGTTATAGTGATTACCCAGAGGAAGCCAAAGCGCTACCGCAAGTAGGTGGCTATAATAACATCGACATTGAAACCATCGTCAGCATGAAGCCAGATCTTGTCGTGTCGTGGAAAAGTGGCAATCCGCCACTGCAAATCAGCAAGCTACAGTCGCTCGGTTTGAATGTTTTTATCAGTGAGATGCGAGAATTCGACGATATCCCTCGTACGCTTACACAACTCGGAACGATAATGGGAACTGAAAGCCATGCCCTAAAAGCGGCGAAGGAGTTCACTACCCAATTGAATGCCTTGCGCGCGCAATACAATCCTGAAAATACGCAGCCAAAATCCGTCTATATACAAATATGGAATGATCCCTTAATGTCGATTAATGGCGATCACCTAATTTCACGTATAGTGGGATTGTGTAATGGCAAAAACATTTTTCAAAATGTGCAGACGGTCACGATTACGCTTGACGCCGAAACGATTATTAAGGAAAACCCGGACGCCATAATTGCCACCAGAGAGGGCGAGCAAGGAGAACAATGGTTGTCACGCTGGCGTGGCTGGCCGTTTCTAAAAGCGGTTAAACAAGGGGAGCTGTATATGGCAAACCCAGATCACCTGGTGCGGCATACGCCACGTATCATTAACGGTATTAAACAGGTCTGCGGAATGTTACAAGCAGCGCATTAGTACGAGGACGTGTTTCCTATAACTCCACGCCTTTTTGCGCTTTGATGCCAGCCTTATAGGCATGTTTGATTTCACGCATTTCAGTTACGGTATCGGCGACTTCGATCAGACCTTCGGGCGCACCGCGACCGGTTAATACTACGTGTTGCATTACCGGTCGTGCCTGTAAGACCTGAATGACTTCATCTAGCGGTACATAGTGCATCTTAAGCACAATATTCATTTCATCAAGTATGACCAGATCATATTCTGGATCTTGCAACATGCTTACGGCCTTATCCCAAGCCTTACGCGCTGTTGCGACATCTCGTTCGCGATTCTGTGTTTCCCAGGTATAGCCTTCGCCCATCACGTTGTAATCGACTTCGGGGAAACGACGGAAAAAGCTTTCTTCACCGGTAGAGAAAGATCCTTTGATAAACTGCACCACGCCGACACGCATGTCATGTCCCAGTGCCCGTGCAACCATGCCAAAGGCCGAGCTACTTTTGCCCTTGCCATTACCCGTATGCACGATGATGATGCCACGCTCGTCCTGCGCACGTGCGATCCCCGCGTCGACAACTTCTTTACGACGAACCATACGATCTTTGTGGCGTTGATTCAGGCCTGAGTCACTCATGCAAACCTCCAGGTAAAACGAAAGACGAACGGTGAGGGTGCATGTTACTGGGTTTAAACAGGGCTTACAAGCGACAGCTGTTGTAAGTCGAAAACTAAACGGGGAGTGCAGAACCCTCCCCGTTAGAGGTAAACCACAGAGCAAAAAGAGAATACATTTTACAGGTCAATATGGTCGCCTTTTATCGCAGCGAGTACATTGATTTCGCCGTTTAAATCGTTGACGATTTTGTTGTCATGTACCGATGTTGGAGCGCTCAACAATGCGATCAAAGTCGGATCTTTTGCGCGTTTTGTGTCGGTATTTCTGCTTGCAACGGTAATTCCGGGCCCCTTAGTTTTCCCGGTCGCCGTTGCAATATTATCTTGATATGCGTATTCAATTTCCGCGACGCTTACAAGACCAGCGACGGTAATTGAATAGATACCAGGGGTACAGCCATCTAAACTGGCATCCCACTTTATCCCAAGTGTCTTAGATCCATTTTCCAGGCCATATGAAATCAGGTGGCTCGGTGCGGCAGATATTAATTCGATGTTTTGAGTATTAAGGGACAAAACCCAATTACCAGGATTGTTCTTCCAGGTATGTTCACCCAATTGGTAGGTAAATTTCGTAGTATCAGTAGCAGGATCATATAGAACGTCAATTAGCGATACAGAATGTGCGGATGACGATGGGTATTTTGTGTCCTCGATGGGAGATGCAACTACACTTTTGAGAAGAAGAAGTGCTAAGAAAACGAAGCCGACTACCGAGCGTATGATGCTAGCAATACAAATCATAAGCGAATACCTGAACTACAGTGCGACATCCGTTCCAGCAATTTGGGACAGCTCTCCATTTTAAATGTCAGGATATCCGTATGGGGAGTTAGCTGTGCTACTAATTCATTTCAAATTACATGAATTAAATGTGATCGACAACACATTCTTTGTAAACATCAATGAACATTGTGCTCAGTGAATTACGTTACATAAAATTACACAATGGATTTCGCCAATGATAGGTATTGTGCACAGGCGTTTAATGGAGATGGATAAGAATGGAAATAGAAAAAGGGGAGCGCAAGGCGCTCCCCAATCAATAGGCATAGTAGTTTTAGTGCCCCATGTTGTTTATCTGGTCGAAAATATCTTTCGCAATCAGTAACTGGTCACGAGTGAAGCTAAATTCATTAGCCACTAGATACTCGCCCCAGGCTAGCAGTACGGGTTGTAAAATGGCGTAATTGTTAGTCAAACCGTATCCAGCCATTTGGTTGAACTCCGTTGCCAACAACTGTTTCTTCAGTAAGTCGACTGCAATACTAGAGCGGTTTGATAACACATCGAAGGCCTCGACATATTCCAAACCGTCAGTAAACTGAAATGGTTCAACGAGA
This genomic stretch from Gammaproteobacteria bacterium harbors:
- a CDS encoding ABC transporter ATP-binding protein yields the protein MSIDVRDLTLQIGEKTVCRNLSLTFSHGERWAILGVNGVGKSTLLHALIDTQAESASHIFIDGLCLSDYKAHRRTLAQKTGLLLQEYSYSFPCTVLEAVMIGRHPYNTSWVGDSKEDEHIAQNALRQTGIGHLRNRYVDTLSGGEKRRMNLATLLTQSPDYMLLDEPTNHLDLHAQVEMLELITTISTDANQAAIMVMHDANLARRYCDKALMLFGEGKCLAGDVSEIIQAEQLQQLYGCEIHTYEVQGRQVFLPI
- the cobO gene encoding cob(I)yrinic acid a,c-diamide adenosyltransferase, whose product is MSDSGLNQRHKDRMVRRKEVVDAGIARAQDERGIIIVHTGNGKGKSSSAFGMVARALGHDMRVGVVQFIKGSFSTGEESFFRRFPEVDYNVMGEGYTWETQNRERDVATARKAWDKAVSMLQDPEYDLVILDEMNIVLKMHYVPLDEVIQVLQARPVMQHVVLTGRGAPEGLIEVADTVTEMREIKHAYKAGIKAQKGVEL
- a CDS encoding cobalamin-binding protein, which gives rise to MKFTLLLIAILISLPTTLLAEIVVTDDAGTVLTLDKTATRVVSLSPGLTEMLFAAGGGEYIKGVVSYSDYPEEAKALPQVGGYNNIDIETIVSMKPDLVVSWKSGNPPLQISKLQSLGLNVFISEMREFDDIPRTLTQLGTIMGTESHALKAAKEFTTQLNALRAQYNPENTQPKSVYIQIWNDPLMSINGDHLISRIVGLCNGKNIFQNVQTVTITLDAETIIKENPDAIIATREGEQGEQWLSRWRGWPFLKAVKQGELYMANPDHLVRHTPRIINGIKQVCGMLQAAH